The DNA segment ACTTCATTTAGAGGTTTCAAGGAtttaaattttgaaattaaGAAGGGTGAATTTATCATGATCACTGGTCCTATTGGTACTGGTAAATCCTCGTTGTTAAATGCAATGGCAGGTTCAATGAGAAAGACCGACGGTAAAATAGAAGTCAACGGCGACTTGTTAATGTGTGGTTACCCATGGATTCAAAATGCCCCCGTAAGGGATAACATCATATTTGGTTCGCCATTTATTAAGGAAAAATACAACGAAGTCATTCGTGTCTGCTCTTTGAAAGCTGACCTGGATATTTTACCAGCTGGTGATATGACTGAAATTGGTGAACGTGGTATTACCTTGTCCGGTGGTCAGAAGGCGCGTATAAATTTGGCCAGATCTGTTTACAAGCGGAAAGAGATATACTTATTCGATGATGTCTTAAGCGCTGTGGATTCGCGTGTTGGTAAACACATTATGGACGAGTGTCTCACGGGAATGCTTGCTAataaaacaagaattttgGCTACACATCAATTGTCATTGATTGAAAGAGCTTCTAGGGTCATTGTCCTAGGTACTGATGGTCAAGTCGACATAGGTACTGTCGACGAGTTGAAAGCCCGTAACCAAACTCTAATAAAACTATTGCAGTTCTCTTCCCAAAATTccaaagaggaagaggatgTCCCAGAAGAGGGCATAATCAATGAATTGGGAGGTTTGAAATATGAAGGTGAGATTGAGGAACTGACtgagttgaaaaaaaaaaccactCAAATGTCACAAACTACAGACACTGCTCAACCCGTAGTGAATGGCCATACCAGCacaaaagaggaaagagcGGTCAACAGTATCGGTGTGAACGTTTACAAAGAATATATTAAAGTTGCGGTAGGCCGTTGGGGTTTCGTTACACTTCCACTTTATTTTGTTCTAGTAGTTGGTACCACATTTTGTTCactcttttcttctgtttggTTATCCTATTGGACAGAGAATAAATTCAAGAACAGGCCGCCTAGTTTTTACATGGGTCTTTACTCCTTCTTCGTTTTTGCTGCCTTCATTTTCATGAATGGTCAGTATACAATTCTTTGCGTTATGGGTATTATGGCATCCAAATGGCTAAATCTAAAGGCAGTGAAAAGAATCTTGCACACACCAATGTCATATATAGACACTACCCCTTTGGGGCGAATTTTGAACAGATTCACGAAAGATACTGACAGCTTAGATAATGAATTAACTGAAAGTTTACGTTTATTGACGTCCCAATTCGCAAATATCGTAGGTGTGTGTGTCATGTGCATTGTTTATTTACCATGGTTCGCTATTGCCATcccctttcttttggttatttttgttttgattgCCGATCATTATCAAAGCTCTGGTAGAGAAATCAAGAGGCTTGAAGCCGTTCAACGGTCTTTCGTTTACAACAACCTGAATGAAGTCCTAGGTGGGATGGATACAATTAAAGCTTACCGAAGTCAAGAACGATTTTTGGCAAAATCAGActtcttaattaataaaaTGAATGAGGCAGGTTATCTTGTTGTTGTCCTACAAAGATGGGTAGGTGTTTTCCTTGATATGGTTGCTATTGTATTTGCGCTAATCGTCACATTGTTATGCGTTACGAGGGCCTTCCCTATTTCAGCAGCCTCCGTTGGTGTTTTGTTGACATATGTCTTACAATTGCCTGGTTTATTAAATACAATTTTGAGGGCAATGACGCAAACCGAAAATGATATGAATAGTGCCGAAAGATTGGTCTCGTATGCTACTGAGTTACCCTTAGAAGCAGACTATAGGAAGCCAGAAATGACCCCTCCCGAATCATGGCCCTCGAAGGGTGAAATTGTTTTAGAAAACGTCTGCTTTTCTTATAGGCCTGGTTTGCCAGTTGTCCTGAAAAACCTTAACTTGAACATTGAAAgtggagaaaaaattggtatCTGTGGTCGTACGGGTGCCGGTAAGTCTACTATCATGAGCGCTTTGTACAGGTTAAATGAATTATCAGCTGGTAAGATCTTAATTGATGATGTTGACATAAGTAAATTAGGACTTTTTGAtttaagaagaaaattggcCATTATCCCACAAGACCCCGTATTGTTTAGAGGTACAATTCGAAAGAACTTGGATCCATTTGATGAACGTACGGATGATGAGTTATGGGATGCATTAGTAAGAGGTGGCGCCATTGCCAAGAATGATCTATCGGAAGCCAAGTTACAAAAACCTGATAAAAATGGTACGCACGGTAGAATGCACAAATTCCACTTAGATCAAGCagtcgaagaagaaggctCTAATTTCTCATTGGGAGAGAGGCAATTATTAGCATTAACAAGAGCTTTGGTTCGgcaatcaaaaatattaatCCTGGATGAAGCTACATCCTCAGTGGATTACGAGACAGATGGTAAAATTCAAGCACGTATTGTTGAGGAATTTGGAGACTGTACAATTTTGTGTATCGCTCACAGATTACAGACTATTGTAAATTACGATCGTATTCTTGTTCTAGAAAAGGGAGAAGTTGCAGAATTTGATACCCCATGGACATTGTTTACTCAAGAGAATAGTATTTTCAGGAACATGTGTTCAAGATCTGGTATTGTGGAGAAGGACTTCGAGAACAGAATTTAATGTATACTATTTTATTTGTTgcatgcttttttttttccgtaTCTATTTCAATGACACTCGCTGgaacaaaataatgacGAGCGTAAAGCAtctattatttttaattaTTCATAAAAAAGCTGTTCAATATTTCATAGACGGACATGTTAATGTACAATACTATATACGCAAACTCTGAAAagtactttttcaaaacattttgGAGAAACCAATATGTTCGTTTGACCAGCACTTTTATTCTAgaatatatacacatatgTATATCCGCGATATGGCACACTTAAAGAAGGAATAACGATGTCTTATTAGCTTAGTAGACTATACATGAAAAAcgaattcaaaagatggGAGGCATAAAATAGAGAAAGCTTATATGAAAATCCTAAAACCAAAGGAATTTTCACCTACGCAAAAGAAGtgaaagaataaaataaagTTTGAAGTGAGGAGAAAGATTTAGCTTTCcatttggattttttttgcttatTTTCTACTTAGATAAAGGAAAGGAACTCTTCTTCGCtaaagaaaagtttcaaagCGTTTAAGAAAAGTCACAGCCCAAAGAGTACTTCAAATTGTCACTTGAAGTGAAAACACCCCAATGCTTTTCGACATCAGAGGTACCAGAGGTGTTTGGCTTCCAGTCTTCATCGAACGCTTCAAAGGCAATGACGTTAACACCCCAAGCTCTCATAGAACAGACAGCTTCCTTCCAGAATTGTTTGGCATTGTCGACGGAAGGGTAAGAACTTTCAAAGTTGGTACCATCGGTTGGCCAACCAGTTTCACCAACCCAGAAACTAATATCAGTACTACCTTTAGTAGACTGAATGACTTGTAAAGCTTGCATAATGTCATCAAAGAAGGAGTAAGACGCGTTTTGCATCGTTTGTCCTTGCCAGTAAGAGAAAGCGTTAGCCATGACAAAATCAGAGGCTTCGATAACGGCAGAGTTGTAACCAGCAACCAAGACGTTCCAGGAATCGACAGTACCGACTTGCTTACTAGAGTAAGATTTTCCGTCAGAGTCGGAAATGTCAGCAACAAAGCTACGGACATCGTTGATTTTATCAGATAGTTGGGAAGCAGTTAGATCGTCACGGTATAATGCTTCAGAACCGACTAAGAAACCAGCAACAGTGGactctttgatttttggtaaATATGTTTGCAAAGCAGCCTTTTCAGCAGCATAATGGCTGTCGTCTGTTGGCCAGACACCGACAAAAATGCTAAACCCCTCAGCTTCGGCAGCAGGACCCAAGTTTTGCAAAGTGTTACAATCGGACGCAGCGTAAACTTTAACGGTGGAGGTGTAGCTTTTCAAGGCTTGCAACTCAGTTTCATAATCAGAAGTAGACTTACAAGTACCATCGTTGTTCTTGACACCCAAGTTGAAAGCTAGGTTACCCAAAGCTGAAACTTGAGAAGCAGTGAATAGTAGCGCAGTGGCTGCAGTAGCGAGTGTGGTAGAGAAACGCATCCTAGACcgtctttcttttttttatgggTTGCTTTGACTTGATAAATCGAAGTTTGGAGGAAAGCTTGGAatacgaaaagaaaagatctaTCTTTATAAGGAGTTAGctaaaaatcaaaataaacaaatatTTCACTTATTTTGTTCGCAAcatttttcgtttcttttcaggGCggaaaactggaaaaaaaaaattttaacGTTTCTTTTGCTAAAAATAGAAACTGCGCATTCGTA comes from the Saccharomyces kudriavzevii IFO 1802 strain IFO1802 genome assembly, chromosome: 7 genome and includes:
- the YOR1 gene encoding ATP-binding cassette transporter YOR1 (similar to Saccharomyces cerevisiae YOR1 (YGR281W); ancestral locus Anc_5.10); the protein is MTAIMEDQVPEEGQDDKGENIILSPKGSASSDISTELDKDSSSSWDDKSLLPTGEYIVDKNKPQTYLNCDDIEKVTESDIFPQKRLFSFLHSKSMPEVPQTDDERKMYPMFHTNIISNIFFWWVLPILRVGYKRTIQPNDLFKMDPRMSIETLYDDFEKNMMYYFEKTRRKYRKKHPEATEEEVMENAKLPRNTVFKALLFTFKKQYSISVLFAVLANCTSGFNPMITKRLIEFVEEKAIFHNMHVNKGIGYAIGSCLMMFVNGLTFNHFFHTSQLTGVQAKSILTKAAMKKMFNASNYARHCFPNGKVTSFITTDLARVEFALSFQPFLAGFPAILAICIVLLIVNLGPIALVGIGIFFGGFMISLFAFKLILGFRIAANVFTDARVTMMREVLNNIKMIKYYTWEDAYENNIQDIRSKEISKVRKMQLSRNFLIAMALSLPSIASLVTFLAMYKVNNGGRQPGNIFASLSLFQVLSLQMFFLPIAIGTGIDMIIGLGRLQSLLEAPEDDPNQLIEMKPSADFDPKLALKMTHCSFEWEDYELNDAIEEAKDEAENEGKKNKKKRKDTWGKPTSSNNKAKRLDSMLKDRDGPEDLEKTSFRGFKDLNFEIKKGEFIMITGPIGTGKSSLLNAMAGSMRKTDGKIEVNGDLLMCGYPWIQNAPVRDNIIFGSPFIKEKYNEVIRVCSLKADLDILPAGDMTEIGERGITLSGGQKARINLARSVYKRKEIYLFDDVLSAVDSRVGKHIMDECLTGMLANKTRILATHQLSLIERASRVIVLGTDGQVDIGTVDELKARNQTLIKLLQFSSQNSKEEEDVPEEGIINELGGLKYEGEIEELTELKKKTTQMSQTTDTAQPVVNGHTSTKEERAVNSIGVNVYKEYIKVAVGRWGFVTLPLYFVLVVGTTFCSLFSSVWLSYWTENKFKNRPPSFYMGLYSFFVFAAFIFMNGQYTILCVMGIMASKWLNLKAVKRILHTPMSYIDTTPLGRILNRFTKDTDSLDNELTESLRLLTSQFANIVGVCVMCIVYLPWFAIAIPFLLVIFVLIADHYQSSGREIKRLEAVQRSFVYNNLNEVLGGMDTIKAYRSQERFLAKSDFLINKMNEAGYLVVVLQRWVGVFLDMVAIVFALIVTLLCVTRAFPISAASVGVLLTYVLQLPGLLNTILRAMTQTENDMNSAERLVSYATELPLEADYRKPEMTPPESWPSKGEIVLENVCFSYRPGLPVVLKNLNLNIESGEKIGICGRTGAGKSTIMSALYRLNELSAGKILIDDVDISKLGLFDLRRKLAIIPQDPVLFRGTIRKNLDPFDERTDDELWDALVRGGAIAKNDLSEAKLQKPDKNGTHGRMHKFHLDQAVEEEGSNFSLGERQLLALTRALVRQSKILILDEATSSVDYETDGKIQARIVEEFGDCTILCIAHRLQTIVNYDRILVLEKGEVAEFDTPWTLFTQENSIFRNMCSRSGIVEKDFENRI
- the BGL2 gene encoding glucan 1,3-beta-glucosidase (similar to Saccharomyces cerevisiae BGL2 (YGR282C); ancestral locus Anc_5.8) produces the protein MRFSTTLATAATALLFTASQVSALGNLAFNLGVKNNDGTCKSTSDYETELQALKSYTSTVKVYAASDCNTLQNLGPAAEAEGFSIFVGVWPTDDSHYAAEKAALQTYLPKIKESTVAGFLVGSEALYRDDLTASQLSDKINDVRSFVADISDSDGKSYSSKQVGTVDSWNVLVAGYNSAVIEASDFVMANAFSYWQGQTMQNASYSFFDDIMQALQVIQSTKGSTDISFWVGETGWPTDGTNFESSYPSVDNAKQFWKEAVCSMRAWGVNVIAFEAFDEDWKPNTSGTSDVEKHWGVFTSSDNLKYSLGCDFS